tataaaattattgttattattaagaAGAATAAAAGGATAATTATTTAAGTACTACACAATATTTGCATACATAAGCTCGATAAGGAGGTAGAGAGGAATCAATAGAAGTATGAAATTTTGATTGTTCAGAGAACAAAATGGACTTTTATGAAAAACATGACATATTAATGATCAAAAAAAGTCTTCCAAAGAAGCGAGCTTCTTCATCCTTATTTATCTTGCTAACTAATATGTTAATGTTTAGTGTTTTTCCTTATCCAAAACATCTGTAAAATCAAATATGACCACTACTAAATATGTCACAAAACAATTTTAGTGAGGTGATCGACTTTCAATCGGAGTTTAGTAAAGTCTTAGTCCATAAAATATATTGACCTCTGGATATCAAATCCATCCGTGAATCATCTTTTTAAATTACACAATTATAAAAGATACCATATGAGAATCAAATCCACATTTAGATCATTGATGCTTGTTGCTTTTAAGACTttggttttttttaatttgtactcttcaaattcattttttaCGAAAATATCAATCTCTGAAGTTCGATttctttaaataaaaaaaatggaagGTCTGTATGTTGCCAacaaaactattttttaaagaataattagTTTTATATAGATACTAATCTAtaaatttgttattattataacaATATGTATGACATGTATAAGTAATTATATACTTCAATATGATATTCACTATTTCAatacatttttatatatatcaaatacaaaagaaaatttaaatctCATACCAAAGATCATGATATTAAAATTGCActatcaaaatttcaaattcgACATAGTAATTCGATATCTACCGTATCAAATTATAGAGCACAAAGTCAGATGCCTATATGCTGCCTAATTAATATAAAGGTGTTAGATTGTCAATCCTGCAATTCTCTTGATATATTATGGGGGAAAAAACCTTATAATTCAAGATAAGTCAAATTAAAACCTAAAAAACGGTGATACTAATTAACTCTTGAAACCAAACAATATCTGACAATACATGGGTGAGTTTTGACTTTATATTATACGAtagtcataatacataaataaatatttaaatttcgtCTTAGCTAATAAGTAAGTACTTCAATTTTAATAGTGCATATCTATTAATAAACACTCTAACTCATGTTTACTAGTGTGTCTCGTGGACACTCGATAATGTTGACATGGCACATAAATTTCAGAGATATCTAAGTGATCACTTTGTATTAGTTAGTGTGTTCAACTAACACAATGGAGATGAATTGAGGTTTCTAAATGCGCACTACTCTTAAAGCTTGAGCACATACTTGCGAGCTGAGGTCAAATTTGAAtatttgtttatgtattatatcTATACAATATGTAATAGGAGTAATCCATCTAGCTAGAATTGTGATGAGAGGATAAAAGATTTCGGGTTCAAATCCTCAAAACGAAACAATCCGTAAAAAGCGTTTTTTGATTCTTTgatggatttacttggtacaaATCTGAATTAGTCGAGATCCCAAATCGGTTAccagacaacaacaataataacaacatacccaatgtaatcccCACATAAGGTCTGGATAGAGAAGAATGTACGTATGCAAATCTTATTCCCACCTTTGTGGATTTGTGGGGTAGAAATGTTGTTTCTGTTAGACCTTCCACTCAAGAAAAAATCTGATACTAGACACCGCGTAAAATAAAAGAAGTAAACGTGTCATGAAGATATTAGGCATCTAACATTCTTGGTTTGACTTTCTTATTTTAGCTGACTTTCTAATTTAAGAGGAACATGTGACTACTTTTTGACTATTATGTTTGAAACCAAAAAAATAGATTTGGTTCAATATGATGACCCAATTAAATCCAGTAGGAGGTCACAGTTAACCTACCCAATTACTACAATTTCACCAAATTCTTTGGTTCCATCTGCCCTTCCTACAACctccaacccccccccccccaccaaCACacacccccaaaaaaaaaaatcttaatattTTTAGTTAGTCGATTATGAAAAGTCATAGAACTATTACCATTTCACATATGAAGTTACTCATCTATTGTTACAAAGTTACTCAATCAGTTCAGTCGATATTTTCGATCGATATTTAAGGTGAAAATCTTTTTAagccaaaatttaaaaaataaaaagttgatttaatgattaattaaaataaataacttttttattaaataaataaaagatcgAACAAAATTATTGGTGAATAATGGATTACTAGTTATCTGTGTATGTTTGGTGAAGTCGATACAACAGTTTgcaatacatttttttttaacattcGTTCACATTGCTAATTTCATATTAATACTATTATTTTACAAAATGTGAACTACATATTTTGACATACATGTACAACACATTTTATATTGTCAAATATGTATTACATTTTTAGTTCAATATAAACCAAACGTCTAAACTAAAAGTGATCAAGTCCAAAATGTGTTGTGAGAGCAAAGATAAATATGACTAGTATACTAACATACAAGGTACAATGTGAATATCGACTATAATATGTATTCAAATTATAAATCCCTTTGTTATTTTAACAAAACCGTTGCTTTAATTTAACACgttgatgaatttttttttagttattatgtCAAAcgagaattaattattttgttttttgaacatatttaacgtgATATATatgttggggggaggaagcaccacaactaaaatttgatatgataataaataatgaaaataaattggacacgagaattttacgtggaaacccctgaAACAGATAGAtgagaaaaaccacggggtagaaggattttactatgataatatgggagtacactgctttcaaatacaaggagaaaacaacaattaacacttttcttttataaaaggaacaactcactaaagaggacactcaagactacaatatttatcttggtgtataactctctttatgttcttactcttttggattgtaatttttgtggaataatctaaatgagggcaagaggccgtctatttatagaaaactagAAAGGAGTAAAATCCGCATATTGCACCTCTCTTTTTGACTACACGTTCAAAACGCATTTCAACTATCTTgcaatatatatgtgtgtgacCTTATACATTTATCATGTTAAttattcaataaatattttagatgGTGACAAAGCAACCAACACTCCATTATTTTAGATGGTGACAAAGCAACCAACACTCCATTATATATAcgtgtgcttattatcatccCACAATTTGAAATTTTGCAATATTACAATTATTCAagcataataattaaaataattcatCAATAATGTTGGTATATTTACATACTAAGCTTTCAATGATGGTTAAATGTCAATTATTAACATCTCAAAGGTGATAATAAATAATTCGTCTTAGTAATATTGATAAATTTCAAGCTTGGTTTCAATAATTATTGCGTGTCAATTTGAATACTTGTTGCAACTTCCACAGAAATATTACCAATTCACTAGGCAAGGCAAATTGAGAAAGTTACTAGTTGAGATCAACAATATTGTACAAAGATAACACCACATGGTGTCTTGGCCTAAGTGTACAGCAATACCTTACACATGTTGCTGGTGTGAGATGGTAAGTATCCCATaaaattagtcgaggtgcatGCAAACTAACTCGAATGCCACGgttgtaaaaaataataagaccACCAAATGGTATATGTATGTTGTGTGTCTCTCACTGTGTACACAAATATAGTTGGAAGGAAACCATATTTCACTAAATTTATTCCTAACAATTTTAAGAATTATGAGATTGGTGCAATGTCATCAAAGACGAAAAGTGCAAAAAAGCTATGAGGTCCCTTGGAACTTTACGCGCAAAGCACAAATAAAGTGCAAGCGTTTAATGAAGGAATGCGcaaatggagaagaaaataCAAATATGTATGTGTAGTCCAAGACTAACAAATATACAGACACagaaatggagaaaaaaattacaataaagTGAAACAATTGTTTAGTGTCCGCTTCTTCAGGATTACGCTTATTAAGGAAAAGTATGTCATAGAGCATTGATACCCGCTAAGTGAGGCGAAACACTCAACATCTTTTGCGCCTCGTTTTAGGGTTTAAGAGTGCCTTTGAAAAAACTGGTATTACATCCATATAGTTAAAGGAACTGCCCATTTAAAGTGACATGACAAAGCATATTTCACCAACTTTATTCATCACACATTAAACAAATGAGTACTCAAATGGCAATCCTGTTATGCTCCAAATAAAGTACTTATGGCAAGTTCTGAGAACTACTGTTCAACATTAGAATATGAATGCTCAAAGATCTCAATCAATGTTTTCATATGGGAGAAAGAGTACATACACCTTTTACTTCACACGGCGAAGAAAACTATATTCAGAACAATGACAAAGATAtcttaatgaaaatgaaaagGTTATCTAGGGTCACACAAGAATCAAACTCCACTACACAAAAAGTCTATCATGTTACATACCTTGGGTACTGCCTTCTAGGTGCATCCACTAATACATTCAGCCTGGAAGCTGCATGTGGAAGATCTTGTTTACAGTCCACAGCATCGGTTGTAGTGTCAGCAGTACTTTAAGGTGACTATCACATCTAATCTATTGAAAACATAGATATCAAGAAACCTTCTCCTTAGGCGACGGATATGGTTCCGATTCGACTGATGCAGGTGGATCCAAATTCATTTGCTCTGTTGGAGGTGGTACAGATTTAGCTTCATCAGTTCCTTCTTGAATGGAGTCCATTGGGTCTTTCATTGGTGTTCTAGACTCAACATGATCAGTTGATTGTACTGCAGGAGAAGCAGGATCCTCTCGGTCATTAACAGTTGTGGAAGGAGTCGGATCAGTTATTAGTGTCTTGGGAGATGTTCTTTGAGTCATAGGGAGATCAGCATCCATTTTATCTGTAGTGGTTGCAACATTGGTCTGTTCAAGAGTCATTTCAGTTGATGTGGTGGTTGCGACGTTGTTCTGTTCGAGATTTGTCGCAGGTATCTCATATTCTGAGAGGAGATCCATGAACTCGTTGAGCAGCCGCTGTACTTTTCTATTTGAGGCCATAGCTGGAAGTATGTCTTCTCTAAGGAGTCTCTGCTTTTTCATACCCTGAAATAGTCGGGATAACAAAAACTTAATAAGAAAGCCAATTTATGCAACTGAGTGTGGAGACCAATCTTTTAATACTTGGCTTTCATCCTGAATATGGATATATTTGATTAGAATCTCACTTTGAGAAAATGAAATCCAGCAAGTATGAGCAAAAACATATATAGATGAAAGAATGTGTGCAACGGATAAAAACATCGCCAAGGAATATTATATCAACAAGATACTGCATGAACATGGCGCCAAGAACACAAAATGTCATCTTAAAACAACAAAACTGTCTAATACTAACAATCTAATACTCTTGCTAGTTTATGCAACCTATTTTCAAGCTTGAGCTGTCCAAAAATGTATTGACATAGTTCGTCAGATGTGGAAAATAAGATGGACATTGCAAAAAGCAATAATGCCGCATGCATAATTCCAAATTGGTGTTATTTTTTCCAGTacatgatccaaatatatttgaagCTATCTCGCTACCCAGTACCTGGGTTGGTGGGAGGTAAAAAGTACCAGTGGAATAGTCGAGGTGCAGCCACGGCCCAGACACCAccatcataatttatttttgattttatctCATATTATTCGAAGAAAATATGCTAATATAACTATCACCATTTTTCTCTCTGTAGTGATGAACTAAGGAGTGATCAAAGAGAACAGAGCAAAATGGAAGCTCATGCTCATCTACAGAGCCAATAACAGATATTTGCAGATATTGTTTGAGTTGAGCTGCAGTTGGGCTCATCTCTAAAAGAAATATACACGCAAAAGAGAAACGTAACAAGTCCTTACAAGTACACAAGGGTCCCAAGCAGGTTTATTTGACATAAAGGATGAAGCCTCAGCCATCCCTGTGGGAGGCCCAAGAAAGTTCTCGCAAACTTCTCTCAAGCGTGACTCATCTGCCTCTCTGCATTTAAAGAGCAATCAAGTGTTATTTTGATACTCAAGAATTCCAATAAGGCGGAAAAAATCATCTCTGACAAAACCGACTCAAACAATTCTGTACTAGTCGAAACAAATGTAGAGCCGAGATATACTAATACCAGAAAGCAAAACCCTTAAAAACCAAACAAGACAGTTTCTCCAAATGTAACTCCACTTCAGAAAAACTAACACTAAAATTGAATTAgacaaataataaatgaataCATATAGGATTTTATACATGACATAACAAAGtaaatcataaaacttcatacaTACAGACATAGCACCATCCAAAATCCAGTAATTCAGTTCTTACTGGAACTATTGATTACTGCAAACCAAACCCTGTCAAATATGCAGGCAAAACAATTTCCACAAACTCAAAAGTTACTTACATAACCCAAAGGTCCATCTAGcactaaaaattcaatttgcaACTCTCAATTTAATCAATATGCGAAGAAAAACACACATTTTACTTTGAAGGTGAAGTTTCCAACATCAACCAATGCATTAAAATTggatactccctccgtttccaTCTAAGTGAGATAGTTTTGACTAGGCACAGAgtataaataataaagaaagaCTTCTGAaacttgtggtcttaaactttCCATAACATTTGTATGGCTAAAAAGTCTCTTCAAGGATATGGAAAGTTAATAGATGTTTccaaatataaaaatgtgtcattctttttgaaacagacTAAATAAGGTAATAGTGCCACATAAACTGAAACGAAGGGAAGATTCCATATCACCAAGGGACTACATAACAGACCTTGCTAAAAATCGAACGTAGGATAAAAGGCATTGACGATATTCACTAGGAGACTTCAAAGCAAGAGCAGAAGCCAACTGAGCCTCCAAATGAGCACGTGTTTGTACCCCATCATCAGTCACTCTGCAGATGTATAACAAAGAAGAGTTATAGTTTACATGCACAAACTTTAGTAAGAGGAGATGAGCCACCAAAACAAAATTAGGCAAGAAACTTACACACAAATGCCAATTGTACAGTTATTCAAACAGCAAAAGTCACTCTTATCACTAGTAACATTTCAGTATGCTAATATACTGAGATACAAACTAAACACGCAACATCTCTTTGGGAAATTCTAGTAAGCAATATCGAAGATGAACTAATAAGATTTCAAGAACAAAGAAGTAGAAAATGATTTCAAGAACAAAGAAGTAAAAACAATGTGGATGCCATGTTTAGACaaaccaaaaagaaagaaaatacaatGACCTGCTCCAGCCGGGCCTTCTAGCGAGGAACTTCTTAACATCCACCTGCAATGCCGCTAGTTCACCACCATGCAATGAGCCCGAACTCCAGGAACTTGAAAAATTCGAAGCCGGAAAACAATCATCTGCAACCCTCAGCCAGCACATGAGGCTCATATCATAGAGGTATGCATGCCGTGTGGCGAGGACAACAAGAGGAAAACcagattttgataattttgctGCTATCACTTTGATTGTGCCTATTAACAAGTCAAGAAAAAGTTATAAGATACAGAGTGCAGCTAAGACAATGCAATATGTTGGTTCGATTTTGGATTTAACAATCAACTAAGAATCAATGACTGCAGCTCGTGTATCGAAATACTAGAAAATGTTACTTCCAGCAGTACCATTAATAGGACAACTGTCAGCTTGTATGGAGAAAAGTAATATCCCCTTGAGGACGATGCATAAAAGAGGAAAAACACAGTTCTCCGTGGCAATGCTTAAAAAGAAAGAGCATAATTCTCTGCCAGAAGACACATAAATTAAATCTTGGGACTTTTATATCTCACCTGCATTCGCCTTGGGATCTGAGGTCATAAGGGACGCCAACGAGTCTTGAAGGAGACACTTCTGGTTGAATAGATCCCAAAGATGTAATGACCCTTTCCTAGTGACAAGCAAAAACTTCCAAGATTCATCACAATCAACAAATACTGCAGCAGATCCCATCATCATGGTCGGCATGGCACGTCGTCCACATTTTGTATAAATCTACTTACAAGCAAAGATGAGAATAAGAATATATCGTACAATTGGAAGAACATTTGGAGTTAGCAAGCAAATAGGGGAAACTTTAGAAACTTTAGCAGCATAAAGAATAACTGGGATCTATATTTTAATGCGACTTTCTTTGTCCTCAAATCAACCTTGAACCTCACAAAGTTAATGACAAACTTTTATAGCTACGCAAATGTTAGGCATGTTTAAGACCATAAGTTTCAAAAATcttcatttctttcttaaaacTCCGTGCTTAGCACATGGAGTCACATAAAATGAAATGGAGGTGGTATATATTAGGAAAGACTGAACCCAACTCATGTAAAACGTGATGATAGAGGTAAAGAGGACAAAGCTCAAAGAGATGGTTTGCaacagacaaacaaaaagaaggGAAGACTAGAGAAATATTAAATGTTTCTCTTTCTTCAAAAGCAGTAAAACTGCAGGTAAAGGATTTGGATGACAGCATTTTAGGTCAAAAAATGTGAATAACAGTACTCAAGCATGTACAGGTCAATTAACATGCACAACACCCAGGGATAGGGGAGGAAAAGAAAAGCACAAAGGCAAGAAACCAGAGTGTTCATTAGGTGAAGAGAATTGACAGAAATGcggaaaataaattttgaaaggTCAGAAAGGAAAGGGCTAGCCATCACCAAGTCCTAAGTGTTGTGAAGGTCAATTTATATCTCCCCCAACTCTAACCCTCGTCTTGGCAAAAAGGAGAGAATTCTCATGTTTGGTAATCTTGGAAAAAAAAGGGCAAAATTAGAATCTATACATTCACTAtctcatttcacatgtccagtCAGCTTTTGTGTAGTCCCAACAAGATCATACAAAAGCAGAAGATAACCACAAAACaagtagaaataaaagaaacagattcattcaaccaatcaacaTCTAAGATACTTGTCCAAATGATAGAATCACTCGTGCAGAAAACAGTATAATGTGTTTGTTTGAACTTTTAAAACTCACCTGAACACAGCCATCTTCACATCCCACAGCCCAAAAGTTGGCATTTCCAGCCAAAACAGTAACTTTCCCAGAAATCCGGTCAGACCAGAGAGTTTGAGTCCCCCTGGAACAAAGTATCTCAGTTTCTTTCATTACAAAGGAATTTCCAGTCCCTAAAACATCATTGGCAGCTTGTTCTCTGGGTTGAGCCTCTAAGCAAACTGGACCAGTGTCCTCCCCTTCTTTATTATCAAAAACCCTGATTAAAAGTGTACCACCAGTACCCAAATGATATGGATCTTTGACAATTCCCATCTGTTCTATACTGATGCTTCCATCCTTGCCTGCAGAAGGTGGAACCTTCTCAATGATGAGGCTCTCACTGATGGTAGCTCTAGCAGTTACACCTGAGCGCTCCTTTTGATTAGCACAGACACTAACTGTTTTCCTTGCAAATCCTTCTCTAACACTTGCATTAGACAGCACCATACCATTCTCATCTTTCCTCTGGTCCACTGTCATATTAGGGAATTCAACGACAGGAGATTGAGCAATTCCAGAGGTGTTTTCCTGCTGAATAGGAAAACCAACTGATTCTGGAATTATCCTCTTTCGACCATCAGGCCTTCTGTACTCTCTTTGCTTCACGGGACTTGACAAGCGTGTAGAAGTCGCAGGTTTAGTTAAACTATCACTGTTAACTCCTTCAGTCTTTTTCCCATTATCAGATTGTGGTTTGGGAACCTTCACCACACTACCCAAATCAACAGAAGATTTTGATGTTGCTTGAACTTGTGGAAGATCTGTAGTTAGCTTTTTGTTTGAAGTTTGCTTTGCAGCTGCTGCTTCAAGCAACAGTTGTGCTGGACTTTCGGCTAAATTTGCCTGTCGACCTCTAACATCACCATAGCGGCTTCTCTTCAACTCCTCTAATTCAGCATCAGATAGCTGATGACCTAGTTCATTTCCATCAAAATGGAAAGTGGCTACACTTCCATCCAAAGAACATGCAAACAGTGAATATCCATCAGGGCTCCTGCACAGAGAAAATTATATCCTGAAAGAAAGCCAAAAAAGAACAAAGACAATTCAAGATGGAAAATGTCTTTACTGTTGTGAAAAGACCAACATTTATGGTGCTATGAGCTAACTTACCATGATAAATCCACAACACTTTGAGAAAAGAAATGCTTGGCAACAAAAAGAGGACGTGGACTTGCTGTAGTCCACACAGTTATGGTGCGATCTTGACTTCCTATAGCAATAACATTGTAGGGTTGGGACTCTTTTCCTCCACTTTTTGAAGAACCATTTGACCATCCAAGAGAAGCATTTTTCACTTCCTGAGCATTAGCCAAATTCCTCCGAAACATAGAATGATTAAACTTAACAACAATAACAGGAGCATTGTGTCCTAAGAAGTCAAAAGTGGCAGACCATTCTCCTCTCTCCAGAACAGGAGCAGAGTGCCTAGGCTTTTGAAAACCATGAGTAGTAGTTATATAATGTCCACACGGTGACCATCCAAGCCGCCTAAAGAAGGTCGACCCAAGCTGAAAAAAAGACACACTTGTTGGGACATAGGTTCcagtaggaaaaaaaaaaggaatatttTTAAGAGTACAGGAAACTCACAGATTTTGCCCAGTGACCTTCAGTTCTATGAGCAAGGCTCCAGTCACTTGTTCGCCAAATGATGACAGTCTTATCATCTGATTGACTAGCTATAAATGAACCAATCGGATCCCAGGTGACACCTTTAACAAGACTAGAGTGACCCCTCAGAACAGCTGAGCATATACCGTTGCTCATATTCCAGATATGAATGGTGTTGTCCAGACTACCACTAGCCAATGTCGAGTCATCTGGAGACCAATTTAGATCCACCTACTTTAAACATGGAAAGAGCAACCCTATTGGTTAGAAAGTACATGGTTGGACAATATAGACATCTATTCAGAAGCAGATATGAATTCAAATGATTTCAAGGTCCATTGAATGACAAAGTTCTCAGTTTTTACTATCACAATGAGAGCCAAAAGATAGGAGATTAAGAAAGAGGCTTgtaaaaaattaatatgattTGAGCACCTAAAGGTGTGGCtaagtggtcaatgaagtgggttcAACACGCtgaggtctcaagttcaaaCCCCAGTAGAGACAagacactaggtgatttcttctcatCTGACCTAGCCTTGGTGGTACGAGTTACCTAGTACCTGTTGTTGGTGGGAAGTGGCACGTATCACGTAGAATTAATCGAGGTGCGTGCAAACGGGCCCGAACACCATGgttatcaaaaaagaaatgatTTGCATACAAGCAAATTAGTTATTCAGAAGCTAAAAGATCAGTCTCATTACCACATCCGCAGTGTGTCCTCTCAATGTCATGGTAACTTTCCAATTCTCTACATCAGGAGGCTCTCCACTGCCAAACTCTGTGGTTCCTGAGCCAGGTTTCCTCTCATGGACTTGAATCACCTGATCATCAGAGCCAGAAGCAACATACCGACCATGTTTTGCCCATCTAACACAGTTCACTGACCCAAAATGATCACGTAGTGTGGAAAGAAGTTTTGGTGTAGATTCATCTGCTTCCAAGTCCTTACCCACACATTTCATGTTCCATATCCGAACCTGAAGACACGTTAAATGCACATAACGCAAAGTACTATGTTAGTAACAGTATACTGCAGTAATGCAGAAAACATATATGAGTATCAAGATAGAAGATTCTCTCTCTAATAAGTAAAACTAAGTTGAGATAATAAACCATACAGAAGCGGAAAATGCCTTCACAGAGGATCAAAGAGATATTAAAAGCTAGATATTTTAACAAATTTGCACATTTTCCCTGTAAGAAAACTAATCCAGAAACCTTTCATGAAATAGCATTTCTTTTGAGCACAAGCATAGCTTTGAACTCTGAAAATCTTGATCACACAGAGATAGCATAATCCCAAAATAACCTTCCAACTTCCAAAGAAACAATTTGTTAGTGCTCCACTAAATCATAAACTAATTGAATTCATTTACCAAATTCAATTATTCAGGTTCCAAAATCCATGAACAACTAGAAATGtccatcaacaacaacataccacccagtgtaattccacaagtgaggtatgggaggatagagtgtactcAACCTTACCCCTGCcttgggaggtagagaggttgtttacGATAGACCCTTGACTCAAGAAAAGCATATCAAAGCAAATCGAAAGAGAAATAACTAAAGCTAATGGCTCATGGCAAAATACCATACAAAGAATGATAAAACACACtgaaaaaagaaatagtaaCTACACCAAAAAGGTGCATAATTGAAGTACAAGAAACAGAAGATAGTAAGAAAAATGAATGTCCATCAACTACATAAAACTATCAGCTCAACTCCCAAAATGATAACTACATTTTATCTACTAATTTCTTAACCAAAAACTATGAAAGAGCTAGAAAGACAAAAACAAGAACATACAGTAGAGA
This region of Solanum dulcamara chromosome 9, daSolDulc1.2, whole genome shotgun sequence genomic DNA includes:
- the LOC129902316 gene encoding protein HIRA isoform X1 translates to MIAEKPTWIRHEGMQIFSIDIQPGGLRFATGGGDHKVRIWNMKCVGKDLEADESTPKLLSTLRDHFGSVNCVRWAKHGRYVASGSDDQVIQVHERKPGSGTTEFGSGEPPDVENWKVTMTLRGHTADVVDLNWSPDDSTLASGSLDNTIHIWNMSNGICSAVLRGHSSLVKGVTWDPIGSFIASQSDDKTVIIWRTSDWSLAHRTEGHWAKSLGSTFFRRLGWSPCGHYITTTHGFQKPRHSAPVLERGEWSATFDFLGHNAPVIVVKFNHSMFRRNLANAQEVKNASLGWSNGSSKSGGKESQPYNVIAIGSQDRTITVWTTASPRPLFVAKHFFSQSVVDLSWSPDGYSLFACSLDGSVATFHFDGNELGHQLSDAELEELKRSRYGDVRGRQANLAESPAQLLLEAAAAKQTSNKKLTTDLPQVQATSKSSVDLGSVVKVPKPQSDNGKKTEGVNSDSLTKPATSTRLSSPVKQREYRRPDGRKRIIPESVGFPIQQENTSGIAQSPVVEFPNMTVDQRKDENGMVLSNASVREGFARKTVSVCANQKERSGVTARATISESLIIEKVPPSAGKDGSISIEQMGIVKDPYHLGTGGTLLIRVFDNKEGEDTGPVCLEAQPREQAANDVLGTGNSFVMKETEILCSRGTQTLWSDRISGKVTVLAGNANFWAVGCEDGCVQIYTKCGRRAMPTMMMGSAAVFVDCDESWKFLLVTRKGSLHLWDLFNQKCLLQDSLASLMTSDPKANAGTIKVIAAKLSKSGFPLVVLATRHAYLYDMSLMCWLRVADDCFPASNFSSSWSSGSLHGGELAALQVDVKKFLARRPGWSRVTDDGVQTRAHLEAQLASALALKSPSEYRQCLLSYVRFLAREADESRLREVCENFLGPPTGMAEASSFMSNKPAWDPCVLGMKKQRLLREDILPAMASNRKVQRLLNEFMDLLSEYEIPATNLEQNNVATTTSTEMTLEQTNVATTTDKMDADLPMTQRTSPKTLITDPTPSTTVNDREDPASPAVQSTDHVESRTPMKDPMDSIQEGTDEAKSVPPPTEQMNLDPPASVESEPYPSPKEKVS
- the LOC129902316 gene encoding protein HIRA isoform X2, whose translation is MSNGICSAVLRGHSSLVKGVTWDPIGSFIASQSDDKTVIIWRTSDWSLAHRTEGHWAKSLGSTFFRRLGWSPCGHYITTTHGFQKPRHSAPVLERGEWSATFDFLGHNAPVIVVKFNHSMFRRNLANAQEVKNASLGWSNGSSKSGGKESQPYNVIAIGSQDRTITVWTTASPRPLFVAKHFFSQSVVDLSWSPDGYSLFACSLDGSVATFHFDGNELGHQLSDAELEELKRSRYGDVRGRQANLAESPAQLLLEAAAAKQTSNKKLTTDLPQVQATSKSSVDLGSVVKVPKPQSDNGKKTEGVNSDSLTKPATSTRLSSPVKQREYRRPDGRKRIIPESVGFPIQQENTSGIAQSPVVEFPNMTVDQRKDENGMVLSNASVREGFARKTVSVCANQKERSGVTARATISESLIIEKVPPSAGKDGSISIEQMGIVKDPYHLGTGGTLLIRVFDNKEGEDTGPVCLEAQPREQAANDVLGTGNSFVMKETEILCSRGTQTLWSDRISGKVTVLAGNANFWAVGCEDGCVQIYTKCGRRAMPTMMMGSAAVFVDCDESWKFLLVTRKGSLHLWDLFNQKCLLQDSLASLMTSDPKANAGTIKVIAAKLSKSGFPLVVLATRHAYLYDMSLMCWLRVADDCFPASNFSSSWSSGSLHGGELAALQVDVKKFLARRPGWSRVTDDGVQTRAHLEAQLASALALKSPSEYRQCLLSYVRFLAREADESRLREVCENFLGPPTGMAEASSFMSNKPAWDPCVLGMKKQRLLREDILPAMASNRKVQRLLNEFMDLLSEYEIPATNLEQNNVATTTSTEMTLEQTNVATTTDKMDADLPMTQRTSPKTLITDPTPSTTVNDREDPASPAVQSTDHVESRTPMKDPMDSIQEGTDEAKSVPPPTEQMNLDPPASVESEPYPSPKEKVS
- the LOC129902316 gene encoding protein HIRA isoform X3; amino-acid sequence: MIAEKPTWIRHEGMQIFSIDIQPGGLRFATGGGDHKVRIWNMKCVGKDLEADESTPKLLSTLRDHFGSVNCVRWAKHGRYVASGSDDQVIQVHERKPGSGTTEFGSGEPPDVENWKVTMTLRGHTADVVDLNWSPDDSTLASGSLDNTIHIWNMSNGICSAVLRGHSSLVKGVTWDPIGSFIASQSDDKTVIIWRTSDWSLAHRTEGHWAKSLGSTFFRRLGWSPCGHYITTTHGFQKPRHSAPVLERGEWSATFDFLGHNAPVIVVKFNHSMFRRNLANAQEVKNASLGWSNGSSKSGGKESQPYNVIAIGSQDRTITVWTTASPRPLFVAKHFFSQSVVDLSWSPDGYSLFACSLDGSVATFHFDGNELGHQLSDAELEELKRSRYGDVRGRQANLAESPAQLLLEAAAAKQTSNKKLTTDLPQVQATSKSSVDLGSVVKVPKPQSDNGKKTEGVNSDSLTKPATSTRLSSPVKQREYRRPDGRKRIIPESVGFPIQQENTSGIAQSPVVEFPNMTVDQRKDENGMVLSNASVREGFARKTVSVCANQKERSGVTARATISESLIIEKVPPSAGKDGSISIEQMGIVKDPYHLGTGGTLLIRVFDNKEGEDTGPVCLEAQPREQAANDVLGTGNSFVMKETEILCSRGTQTLWSDRISGKVTVLAGNANFWAVGCEDGCVQIYTKCGRRAMPTMMMGSAAVFVDCDESWKFLLVTRKGSLHLWDLFNQKCLLQDSLASLMTSDPKANAGTIKVIAAKLSKSGFPLVVLATRHAYLYDMSLMCWLRVADDCFPASNFSSSWSSGSLHGGELAALQVDVKKFLARRPGWSRVTDDGVQTRAHLEAQLASALALKSPSEYRQCLLSYVRFLARV